One genomic region from Reichenbachiella ulvae encodes:
- a CDS encoding family 43 glycosylhydrolase — protein MTKFLKATALGMLGLLFFSSCQEEPQFESYLFAYFVGNGPGQEAIHYALSDDGFNYYALNGNQPIVDSKSISTSGGVRDPHILRGEDGLFYMVVTDLYVPEMGWQNTAMVLLKSADLINWTHTVLDIPQLYPENFGEVNRVWAPQTIYDEVEVKYMVYWSMRHNQDKDIIYYAYTNDDFTALVSEPKQLLFKDGACIDGDIVKKDGKFHFFFKNEDEGAKGILKAVSDKINEGYVVGEEYVDQTDAQVEGSGTFQLINSNKYILMYDMYTTGKYQFCESTDLENFEVIDEEVSMNFHPRHGSVIPITREEKQALLEKWGGIEGGVLTVNGEGVKSNNVVVDEQAATIYIPVSDEADISSFEPDFELVPWVSVDAKGAKDFTQGSVSYQFADGSGNEKAYEVSLSQDNNPVVTGYYADPEIIYSEKEKKYYLYPTSDGFTSWSGYYFEAFSSTDLVHWKNEGVILDLKKDVSWTDRNAWAPTAIERKMDGAYKYFYYFTAAQKIGVAVADSPAGPFVDSGQPLIDYKPTEDITWGQEIDPDVFADPVSGKHYLYWGNGYLAAAELNEDMVSIQSSTLKVMTPDKTYREGTEVFYRKGKYYFLWSEDDTRSPNYKVRYATSDSPMGPLDIPADNIVIQKDESQDIHATGHNSVIQIPGKDEWYIVYHRFTRPKGPSMGRSAGYHREVCIDELKFDEEGAIIQVTPTLKGIKAIN, from the coding sequence ATGACTAAATTTCTAAAAGCAACGGCATTGGGTATGCTGGGGCTACTTTTTTTTAGCTCCTGCCAGGAGGAACCTCAGTTTGAATCCTACTTGTTTGCCTATTTTGTAGGCAATGGCCCTGGACAAGAGGCCATTCATTACGCATTGAGCGATGATGGGTTCAACTACTATGCGCTGAATGGTAATCAACCTATCGTCGATTCCAAATCGATAAGTACATCAGGTGGAGTACGGGATCCACATATCCTCAGAGGAGAAGATGGGTTGTTTTACATGGTAGTGACGGATCTGTATGTTCCAGAAATGGGCTGGCAAAATACCGCTATGGTCTTACTAAAGTCTGCTGACCTGATCAACTGGACACATACGGTATTGGATATTCCTCAACTCTACCCAGAAAATTTCGGAGAAGTGAACCGTGTTTGGGCTCCTCAGACCATCTACGATGAAGTGGAAGTCAAATACATGGTCTATTGGTCGATGCGCCACAACCAGGACAAGGACATCATCTACTATGCTTATACCAATGATGATTTTACAGCGCTGGTCAGCGAGCCGAAGCAATTGCTTTTCAAGGATGGAGCCTGTATCGACGGAGACATAGTGAAGAAGGATGGTAAGTTTCATTTCTTCTTCAAAAATGAAGATGAAGGTGCCAAGGGCATCCTGAAAGCCGTTTCGGACAAAATCAACGAAGGTTATGTGGTAGGAGAAGAATATGTAGATCAGACTGATGCACAGGTGGAAGGTTCAGGTACTTTTCAGTTGATCAATTCGAACAAGTATATCTTGATGTACGACATGTACACCACTGGCAAATACCAATTCTGTGAATCTACAGATCTGGAGAACTTCGAGGTCATCGATGAGGAGGTATCCATGAATTTTCATCCCAGACATGGATCTGTGATCCCAATCACTAGAGAAGAAAAACAGGCCCTGCTGGAAAAATGGGGTGGAATAGAAGGTGGAGTCCTTACGGTAAATGGAGAAGGAGTTAAATCCAACAATGTAGTGGTCGATGAGCAAGCTGCTACGATCTATATTCCGGTCAGTGATGAGGCGGATATCTCTTCATTTGAGCCAGATTTTGAGCTGGTTCCATGGGTAAGTGTTGATGCCAAAGGAGCCAAAGATTTTACACAGGGAAGCGTGTCGTATCAATTTGCCGACGGTTCTGGAAATGAAAAGGCCTACGAAGTAAGTCTGTCACAGGATAATAATCCTGTAGTGACGGGCTACTATGCCGACCCGGAGATCATTTATTCTGAAAAGGAAAAGAAGTATTATTTGTATCCAACTTCAGATGGATTTACGAGCTGGTCAGGATATTATTTCGAGGCATTTTCCTCCACGGATTTGGTGCATTGGAAGAATGAGGGAGTGATACTGGATCTGAAAAAAGATGTAAGCTGGACCGATCGCAATGCATGGGCACCTACCGCGATAGAACGAAAGATGGACGGTGCATACAAGTACTTCTACTATTTTACTGCAGCGCAAAAAATAGGAGTAGCTGTAGCAGATTCACCGGCAGGTCCGTTTGTGGATTCGGGGCAGCCATTGATTGATTATAAACCTACTGAAGACATTACCTGGGGGCAAGAAATTGACCCGGATGTGTTTGCGGATCCTGTTTCTGGGAAGCACTACCTCTACTGGGGCAATGGCTATTTGGCTGCTGCTGAGTTGAATGAGGATATGGTAAGCATACAGTCTTCAACCCTTAAGGTGATGACGCCAGATAAAACGTATAGAGAAGGAACAGAAGTGTTCTATCGCAAGGGCAAGTACTACTTCCTATGGTCTGAGGATGATACCCGCAGCCCGAATTACAAAGTACGCTATGCGACTTCAGATTCACCGATGGGCCCCCTGGATATCCCAGCAGATAACATTGTGATCCAAAAGGATGAATCTCAGGACATACATGCTACCGGACACAACTCCGTGATACAGATACCCGGCAAGGATGAATGGTATATTGTTTACCATCGATTCACCAGGCCAAAAGGACCTTCAATGGGAAGATCAGCTGGATATCATCGTGAAGTGTGTATAGACGAATTGAAATTTGACGAGGAGGGAGCGATCATTCAGGTAACTCCGACACTCAAAGGAATAAAAGCAATTAATTGA